A genomic stretch from Lathyrus oleraceus cultivar Zhongwan6 chromosome 2, CAAS_Psat_ZW6_1.0, whole genome shotgun sequence includes:
- the LOC127120871 gene encoding uncharacterized protein LOC127120871 yields the protein MVIMAQPLKTILSSYRDQDKNSRLSPRLSPLSPCRHGSRQWRQIRTGSLAVAIAALLMFTTAWLSLVFSDATTCCFHRIKDWEDRHHFLPWNKCPPLRHSKVISPPALQFGTTKDQLHNGSSIIEQGGLSVQHIVFGIAGSSQLWKRRKEYIRLWWRPNEMRGHVWLEEQVVEEHGDELLPPTMISGDISYFRYTNPIGHPSGLRISRIIKESFRLGLSDVRWFVLCDDDTIFNVNNLVDVLSKYNSSEMIYIGSPSESHSANTYFSHSMAYGGAGIAISHPLAKALYEILDECIERYPGLYGSDDRLHACITELGIPLTREHGFHQWDIKGDAHGLLSSHPIAPFVSIHHVEAVDPFYPGLSSLDSLKLFTKAMRAEPKSFLQRSICYDHSRHLTFAVSLGYAIEVLPNIVFPRELERSERTYSAWNGISQRNEFDFDARDPHKSVCKKPIRFFLKDTGRDVNASWGSYARSKDKDDFKRKLFCFPQFPPLYNVRKIEVVAQPLNKNWHLVPRRLCCKQSKSAKDILQISVGQCGNWEGAF from the exons aTGGTGATTATGGCTCAACCACTGAAAACAATACTTTCATCCTATCGTGACCAAGACAAGAATTCTCGTCTTTCTCCTCGTCTTTCTCCTTTGTCTCCTTGTCGGCATGGGAGCCGTCAGTGGCGCCAGATTCGTACTGGTAGTTTGGCTGTTGCTATAGCAGCACTTCTCATGTTTACCACTGCTTGGCTTTCCCTTGTTTTCTCTGATGCAACTACCTGTTGCTTTCATCGCATAAAGGACTGGGAAGATAGGCACCACTTTTTACCTTGGAACAAGTGCCCTCCTCTTCGCCATTCAAAAGTAATATCACCCCCTGCTCTCCAATTTGGGACAACAAAAGATCAACTTCACAATGGTAGCAGTATTATTGAACAAGGAGGCTTGTCAGTTCAACATATTGTTTTTGGCATAGCAGGATCATCTCAACTTTGGAAACGAAGGAAGGAATATATCAGACTATGGTGGCGTCCCAATGAGATGCGTGGCCATGTGTGGTTAGAGGAACAAGTGGTTGAAGAACATGGAGATGAATTATTACCCCCTACCATGATTTCTGGAGACATCTCCTATTTCCGCTACACTAACCCCATAGGTCACCCTTCTGGCCTCCGGATTTCTCGCATTATCAAAGAAAGCTTTCGCCTTGGTCTCTCAGATGTGCGTTGGTTTGTCCTCTGTGATGATGATACCATCTTCAATGTGAATAACCTAGTTGACGTTCTCAGCAAGTATAATTCATCTGAAATGATTTACATAGGTAGTCCTTCAGAGAGCCATTCGGCTAATACCTATTTTAGCCACTCAATGGCCTACGGTGGTGCTGGGATCGCAATAAGTCATCCGCTTGCAAAGGCCCTCTATGAGATTCTTGATGAATGCATTGAGAGGTACCCTGGGCTTTATGGTAGTGATGATAGACTGCATGCCTGCATCACTGAACTTGGCATTCCACTGACCCGGGAGCATGGTTTTCACCAG TGGGATATAAAAGGTGATGCTCACGGTCTTCTATCCTCTCACCCAATAGCACCATTTGTGTCAATTCATCATGTTGAAGCCGTTGATCCCTTTTATCCTGGTTTGAGCTCTTTGGATAGCCTGAAACTTTTTACAAAGGCCATGAGAGCTGAACCCAAAAGCTTTTTGCAACGATCAATATGTTATGACCATTCCCGGCATCTTACATTTGCAGTGTCACTTGGTTATGCCATTGAAGTCCTGCCTAACATTGTTTTTCCCCGTGAGCTGGAACGCTCTGAACGAACCTATTCTGCTTGGAATGGTATTAGTCAAAGGaatgaatttgattttgatgCTAGGGACCCACACAAATCTGTGTGTAAAAAGCCCATTCGATTCTTCTTGAAAGATACTGGAAGAGATGTTAATGCTTCTTGGGGTTCATATGCTCGGAGTAAAGATAAAGATGATTTCAAAAGGAAACTTTTCTGTTTTCCTCAATTTCCCCCTCTGTACAATGTGAGAAAGATCGAAGTAGTGGCACAGCCTTTGAACAAGAATTGGCATCTG GTTCCACGTCGTCTCTGTTGCAAGCAAAGCAAATCTGCCAAAGACATACTCCAAATCTCAGTTGGTCAATGTGGGAACTGGGAAGGGGCCTTTTAG
- the LOC127120872 gene encoding aspartic proteinase CDR1, which produces MANILCFHLFFFVLYMFLSQTPIEAYSEGFSFKLIHKNSPNSPFYKSDKKIHENKFRSFNKVPKKSFVEKGPYTRVTSNNGDYLMKLTLGSPPVDMYGLVDTGSDLVWAQCAPCSRCYRQKSPMFEPLRSKTYSPISCDSEQCSLFGHSCSPQKLCAYSYSYADSSVTNGVLARETITFSSTDDSPVVVGDIIFGCGHSNSGTFNENDMGIIGMGGGPLSLVSQIGTLYGRKRFSQCLVPFHTDTHSSGTISFGDDSDVSGEGVVTTPLVSEEGQTSYLVTLEGISVGDTFMTFNSSETLSKGNIMIDSGTPATYLPQEFYDRLVEELKVKSNLIPIEDDPDLGTQLCYRRETNLDGPILTAHFVGADVQLMPIQTFIPPKDGIFCLAMAGTTDGDYIFGNFAQSNILIGFDLDRKTVSFKPTDCTNQ; this is translated from the coding sequence ATGGCTAACATTCTCTGCTTCCATTTATTCTTTTTTGTTCTGTATATGTTCTTATCTCAAACACCAATTGAAGCTTACAGCGAAGGGTTCAGTTTTAAACTAATCCATAAGAACTCACCCAATTCACCCTTCTACAAATCAGATAAAAAAATCCATGAAAACAAGTTTCGCTCATTTAACAAAGTTCCGAAGAAATCATTTGTTGAGAAAGGTCCTTATACTAGAGTGACATCTAACAATGGTGACTATCTCATGAAACTCACGCTGGGATCGCCACCAGTGGACATGTATGGTTTGGTCGACACAGGTAGTGACCTAGTGTGGGCACAATGCGCACCGTGCAGTCGCTGTTATCGGCAGAAAAGTCCCATGTTTGAGCCTTTAAGGTCTAAAACATACAGTCCTATTTCATGTGATTCAGAGCAGTGTTCTCTCTTTGGCCACTCCTGCTCTCCTCAAAAGCTGTGTGCTTATAGTTATAGTTATGCAGATTCTTCGGTAACAAATGGGGTTCTTGCAAGGGAAACAATCACCTTTAGTTCTACTGACGACAGCCcggttgttgttggagacattATATTCGGGTGTGGACATAGCAACTCGGGAACATTCAATGAAAACGATATGGGAATAATTGGAATGGGAGGAGGACCTCTATCACTTGTTTCACAAATTGGCACACTTTATGGGAGAAAAAGATTCTCCCAGTGCCTGGTTCCTTTTCATACAGATACACACAGTTCAGGAACAATCAGTTTTGGTGATGACAGTGATGTTTCAGGTGAAGGAGTAGTTACAACTCCTTTGGTCTCTGAGGAAGGACAGACTTCTTATTTGGTCACACTTGAAGGCATAAGTGTTGGAGACACATTTATGACTTTTAATTCTTCTGAAACACTTTCTAAAGGGAATATAATGATTGATTCAGGTACACCAGCAACATATTTACCACAAGAATTTTACGACCGTCTGGTAGAGGAATTAAAAGTAAAGAGTAACCTGATACCGATTGAGGACGACCCGGATTTAGGCACACAACTTTGCTACAGAAGGGAGACAAATTTAGACGGGCCAATCTTGACTGCTCATTTTGTGGGGGCAGATGTGCAATTGATGCCAATACAAACCTTCATTCCACCGAAAGATGGGATATTTTGCTTAGCAATGGCAGGCACTACTGACGGAGACTATATATTTGGCAATTTTGCTCAATCGAACATTTTGATTGGATTTGATTTAGACAGAAAGACAGTCTCCTTTAAACCCACTGATTGCACCAATCAGTAG
- the LOC127120868 gene encoding aspartic proteinase CDR1-like codes for MVSSPSFYSYLAIIFLCVHLFHVSFIVAQNDGFTVKLFRKTSSKYISNIVQAPIHAHIGQHLMEVYIGTPPIKISSITDTGSDLIWTNCVPCDGCYKQINPLFDPRKSSSYSNVSCDSSECNNLYSHECSLENQCSYNYGYADNSVTQGVLAQEAVTLTSNTNEPVELQNILIGCGHNDTGTFNDHEMGTIGLGRGPMSLLSQIGPLFGGKKFSQCLVPFHTDIKIASKMSFGKGSEVLGEGVVTTPMVTTQDPTSYLVTLKGISVEDTYFPYNIKKGNIMFDSGTPPIYLPNDFFDKVANEVRKRISMEPITDDPSLGTQLCYQTNTNLDGPNLTFHFEDADIVLTPIQTFVPPKDGVFCLAIYNQTEEVGIYGNFAQSNYLIGFDIEKELISFKPTDCTQQ; via the coding sequence ATGGTTTCTTCCCCATCATTTTATTCATACCTAGCTATCATTTTTCTATGTGTTCATCTTTTTCATGTTTCATTCATTGTAGCCCAAAATGATGGATTCACTGTCAAATTATTTCGAAAAACCTCTTCCAAATATATCTCAAATATTGTACAAGCACCTATACATGCTCATATTGGCCAGCATCTCATGGAGGTGTATATTGGAACTCCACCAATAAAAATATCTAGTATTACAGATACAGGAAGTGACCTTATATGGACTAACTGTGTACCTTGTGATGGATGCTATAAACAAATCAACCCTTTGTTTGATCCTCGAAAATCTTCCTCTTATAGTAATGTCTCATGTGATTCTTCAGAGTGTAACAACCTTTACTCACATGAGTGTTCTCTTGAGAACCAATGTAGTTACAACTATGGATATGCAGATAATTCTGTTACTCAAGGAGTTCTTGCACAAGAAGCAGTTACCTTAACATCGAACACAAATGAACCAGTTGAACTTCAAAACATTCTTATTGGTTGTGGACATAACGACACAGGAACTTTCAATGACCATGAAATGGGTACAATTGGTCTTGGAAGAGGACCAATGTCACTCCTTTCTCAAATAGGTCCTTTATTCGGAGGCAAAAAGTTTTCTCAGTGTTTGGTTCCATTTCACACTGATATTAAAATTGCAAGCAAAATGAGTTTTGGAAAAGGTAGTGAAGTATTAGGGGAAGGTGTGGTTACAACACCTATGGTTACAACACAAGACCCGACATCATATTTAGTTACATTAAAAGGTATTAGTGTGGAAGATACATATTTTCCTTATAATATTAAAAAAGGTAATATCATGTTTGATTCAGGGACACCTCCCATTTATTTACCTAACGATTTCTTTGATAAAGTGGCTAATGAAGTTAGAAAGAGGATTTCAATGGAACCTATTACTGATGATCCAAGTTTGGGTACTCAACTTTGTTATCAAACAAACACTAATCTTGATGGGCCAAATCTAACATTTCATTTTGAAGATGCAGATATTGTTTTAACACCCATCCAAACATTTGTTCCACCAAAAGATGGTGTTTTCTGCTTGGCGATATATAACCAAACCGAAGAGGTGGGAATTTATGGTAATTTTGCACAATCAAATTACTTGATTGGATTTGATATAGAGAAAGAGTTGATCTCTTTCAAGCCAACGGATTGCACCCAACAATAG
- the LOC127120870 gene encoding aspartic proteinase CDR1: protein MVFSPSFSYLTIISLLFHLSYFSSIEAQNDGLIVKLFRKSSSKYMPNIVQAPIHAYIGQHLMEVYIGTPPIKISGITDTGSDLIWINCVPCDGCYKQINPLFDPRKSSSYSNVSCDSSECNNLYSHECSPENQCSYNYGYADNSVTQGVLAQETVTLTSNTNESISLQNILIGCGHNDTGTFNDHEMGIIGLGRGPLSLISQIGPLFGGKKFSQCLVPFHTDIKIASKMNFGKGSQVSGEGVVTTPMVITPNPVSYLVTLLGISVEDTYLPYNSKGDASKGNMLIDSGTPPIYMPNDLYDRVANEIKNKISMEPIINDPSLGTQLCYQTNINLDGPNLTFHFENANVVLTPIQTFVPPKEGVFCLAINNQTEEEGIFGNFAQSNYLIGFDIEKELISFKQMDCTK, encoded by the coding sequence ATGGTTTTTTCTCCATCATTTTCTTACCTAACCATCATTTCTCTATTGTTTCATCTTTCATATTTTTCATCCATTGAAGCCCAAAATGATGGGTTAATCGTGAAACTATTTCGAAAATCCTCTTCCAAGTATATGCCAAATATTGTACAAGCACCCATACATGCTTATATTGGTCAACATCTCATGGAGGTGTATATTGGAACTCCACCAATAAAAATATCTGGTATTACAGATACAGGAAGTGACCTTATATGGATTAACTGTGTACCTTGTGATGGATGCTATAAACAAATCAACCCTTTGTTTGATCCTCGAAAATCTTCCTCTTATAGTAATGTCTCATGTGATTCTTCAGAGTGTAACAACCTTTACTCACATGAGTGTTCTCCTGAGAACCAATGTAGTTACAATTATGGCTATGCAGATAATTCTGTTACTCAAGGAGTTCTTGCACAAGAAACAGTTACGTTAACATCGAACACAAATGAATCGATTTCCCTTCAAAATATTCTTATTGGCTGTGGACATAACGATACAGGAACTTTCAATGACCATGAAATGGGTATAATTGGTCTTGGAAGAGGACCATTGTCACTCATTTCTCAAATAGGTCCTTTATTTGGAGGCAAAAAGTTTTCTCAGTGTTTGGTTCCATTTCACACTGATATCAAAATTGCAAGCAAAATGAATTTTGGAAAAGGTAGTCAAGTATCAGGGGAAGGCGTGGTTACAACACCTATGGTTATAACACCAAACCCAGTTTCATATTTAGTTACATTGTTAGGTATTAGTGTGGAAGATACATATTTGCCCTATAATTCTAAAGGGGATGCTTCAAAGGGTAACATGTTGATTGATTCAGGGACGCCACCTATTTATATGCCTAATGATTTGTATGATAGAGTGGCTAATGAAATTAAAAACAAGATTTCAATGGAACCAATTATAAATGATCCAAGTTTAGGTACTCAACTTTGTTATCAAACGAATATTAATCTTGATGGACCAAATCTTACATTCCATTTCGAAAATGCAAATGTAGTTTTAACACCAATCCAAACATTTGTTCCACCAAAAGAAGGTGTTTTCTGTTTGGCAATAAATAACCAAACTGAAGAGGAGGGCATTTTTGGTAATTTTGCACAATCAAATTACTTGATTGGGTTTGATATAGAGAAAGAGTTGATTTCTTTCAAGCAAATGGATTGCACCAAATAG
- the LOC127120869 gene encoding aspartic proteinase CDR1-like: MVFSPSFSYLTIISLLFHLSYFSSIEAQNDGLIVKLFRKSSSKYMPNIVQAPIHAYIGQHLMEVYIGTPPIKIFGITDTGSDLIWTNCVPCDGCYKQINPLFDPRKSSSYSNVSCDSSECNNLYSHECSLENQCSYNYGYADNFVTQGVLAQETVTLTSNTDEPVDLKNILIGCGHNDTGTFNDHEMGIIGLGRGPMSLISQIGPLFGGKKFSQCFVPFHTDIKIASKMSFGKGSEVLGEGVVTTPMVTTQDPTSYLVTLKGISVEDTYFPYNTKKGNIMFDSGTPPIYLPNDFFDKVANEVRKRVSMEPITDDPSLGTQLCYQTNTNLDGPNLTFHFEDADIVLTPIQTFVPPKDGVFCLAIYNQTEEVGIYGNFAQSNYLIGFDIEKELISFKPTDCTQQ, translated from the coding sequence ATGGTTTTTTCTCCATCATTTTCTTACCTAACCATCATTTCTCTATTGTTTCATCTTTCATATTTTTCATCCATTGAAGCCCAAAATGATGGGTTAATCGTGAAACTATTTCGAAAATCCTCTTCCAAGTATATGCCAAATATTGTACAAGCACCCATACATGCTTATATTGGTCAACATCTCATGGAGGTGTATATTGGAACTCCACCAATAAAAATATTTGGTATTACAGATACAGGAAGTGACCTTATATGGACTAACTGTGTACCTTGTGATGGATGCTATAAACAAATCAACCCTTTGTTTGATCCTCGAAAATCTTCCTCTTATAGTAATGTGTCATGTGATTCTTCCGAGTGTAACAACCTTTACTCACATGAGTGTTCTCTTGAGAACCAATGTAGTTATAACTATGGTTATGCAGATAATTTTGTTACTCAAGGAGTTCTTGCCCAAGAAACAGTTACCTTAACATCGAACACAGATGAACCAGTTGACCTTAAAAACATTCTTATTGGTTGTGGACATAACGACACAGGAACTTTCAATGACCATGAAATGGGTATAATTGGTCTTGGAAGAGGACCAATGTCACTCATTTCTCAAATAGGTCCTTTATTCGGAGGCAAAAAGTTTTCTCAGTGTTTTGTTCCATTTCACACTGATATTAAAATTGCAAGCAAAATGAGTTTTGGAAAAGGTAGTGAAGTATTAGGGGAAGGTGTGGTTACAACACCTATGGTTACAACACAAGACCCGACATCATATTTAGTTACATTAAAAGGTATTAGTGTGGAAGATACATATTTTCCTTATAATACTAAAAAAGGTAATATCATGTTTGATTCAGGGACACCTCCCATTTATTTACCTAACGATTTCTTTGATAAAGTGGCTAATGAAGTTAGAAAGAGGGTTTCAATGGAACCTATTACTGATGATCCAAGTTTGGGTACTCAACTTTGTTATCAAACAAACACTAATCTTGATGGGCCAAATCTAACGTTTCATTTTGAAGATGCGGATATTGTTTTAACACCAATCCAAACATTTGTTCCACCAAAAGATGGTGTTTTCTGCTTGGCGATATATAACCAAACCGAAGAGGTGGGAATTTATGGTAATTTTGCACAATCAAATTACTTGATTGGATTTGATATAGAGAAAGAGTTGATTTCTTTCAAGCCAACGGATTGCACCCAACAATAG